In a genomic window of Mustela nigripes isolate SB6536 chromosome 8, MUSNIG.SB6536, whole genome shotgun sequence:
- the LOC132023421 gene encoding testis-specific serine/threonine-protein kinase 2, protein MDDAAVLRKKGYIVGINLGKGSYAKVKSAYSERLKFNVAVKIIDRKKTPTDFVERFLPREMDILATVNHRSIIKTYEIFETSDGRIYIVMELGVQGDLLEFIKCRGALHEDVARKMFRQLSSAVKYCHDLDVVHRDLKCENLLLDKDFNIKLSDFGFSKRCLRDGSGRIILSKTFCGSAAYAAPEVLQGIPYQPKVYDIWSLGVILYIMVCGSMPYDDSDIKKMLRIQKEHRVDFPRSKNLTGECKDLIYRILQPDVNRRLHIDEILSHSWLQPPKPKAMSSASFKREGEGKYRAECKLDTRPGSRPEHRPEHRPDHKLGAKTQHRLLVVPENEDRVEDRPAESSKAKDHHGTGAEVGKAST, encoded by the coding sequence ATGGACGATGCCGCGGTCCTAAGGAAGAAGGGTTACATCGTGGGCATCAATCTTGGCAAGGGGTCGTATGCGAAAGTCAAATCTGCCTACTCTGAGCGCCTCAAGTTCAACGTGGCAGTCAAGATCATCGACCGCAAGAAGACGCCTACCGACTTTGTGGAGAGATTCCTTCCTCGGGAGATGGACATCCTGGCAACCGTCAACCACCGCTCCATCATCAAGACCTACGAGATCTTTGAGACCTCTGATGGGCGCATCTATATCGTCATGGAGCTTGGGGTCCAGGGTGACCTCCTGGAGTTCATCAAGTGTCGGGGAGCCCTGCACGAGGACGTGGCTCGTAAGATGTTCCGCCAGCTCTCCTCAGCTGTCAAGTACTGCCACGACCTGGACGTCGTCCACCGAGATCTCAAGTGTGAGAACCTTCTCCTTGACAAGGACTTCAACATCAAGCTGTCCGACTTCGGCTTCTCCAAGCGCTGCCTGCGGGACGGCAGCGGCCGCATCATCCTCAGCAAGACCTTCTGCGGGTCGGCGGCGTATGCGGCCCCCGAGGTGCTGCAGGGCATCCCCTACCAGCCCAAGGTGTATGACATCTGGAGCCTGGGCGTGATCCTCTACATCATGGTCTGCGGCTCCATGCCCTATGACGACTCTGACATCAAGAAGATGCTGCGCATCCAGAAGGAGCACCGCGTGGACTTCCCCCGCTCCAAGAACCTGACTGGCGAGTGCAAGGACCTCATCTACCGCATCCTGCAGCCGGACGTCAACCGGCGGCTGCACATAGACGAGATCCTCAGCCACTCCTGGCTGCAGCCCCCCAAGCCCAAAGCCATGTCTTCGGCCTCCTTCAAGAGGGAGGGTGAGGGCAAGTACCGGGCCGAATGCAAACTGGACACCCGGCCGGGCTCACGGCCGGAGCACCGGCCCGAGCACCGGCCAGACCATAAGCTGGGGGCCAAAACCCAGCACCGGCTGCTGGTGGTGCCTGAGAATGAGGACAGAGTGGAGGACAGGCCGGCCGAGTCCTCCAAGGCAAAAGATCATCATGGCACCGGAGCTGAGGTGGGGAAAGCGAGCACCTAG
- the LOC132023878 gene encoding testis-specific serine/threonine-protein kinase 1, which yields MDDAAVLKRRGYIMGINLGEGSYAKVKSAYSERLKFNVAVKIIDRKKAPTDFLEKFLPREIEILAMLNHRSIVKTYEIFETSDGKVYIVMELGVQGDLLEFIKTRGALHEDDARKKFHQLSSAIKYCHDLDVVHRDLKCENLLLDKDFNIKLSDFGFSKRCLRDDSGRIILSKTFCGSAAYAAPEVLQGIPYQPKVYDIWSLGVILYIMVCGSMPYDDSNIKKMLRIQKEHRVNFPRSKHLTGECKDLIYRMLQPDVNRRLHIDEILSHCWVQPKVRGLSSAAIHKEGESSRGAEPSRTPETPDKKSATKLEPREEAGPETQSEPKPNEEETLQVPVSRQSDNMDLNGELPGRVIEEEALPQP from the coding sequence ATGGATGACGCTGCCGTCCTCAAACGACGAGGCTACATCATGGGGATAAATTTGGGAGAGGGCTCGTATGCAAAAGTCAAATCCGCTTACTCTGAGCGCCTGAAGTTCAACGTGGCAGTTAAGATCATTGACCGCAAGAAAGCCCCCACGGACTTCTTGGAGAAATTCCTTCCCCGGGAAATTGAGATTCTGGCCATGCTAAACCACCGCTCCATTGTCAAGACCTATGAGATCTTCGAGACATCAGATGGCAAGGTCTACATTGTCATGGAGCTTGGGGTCCAGGGTGACCTCCTGGAGTTCATCAAAACCCGGGGAGCCCTGCACGAGGACGATGCTCGCAAGAAGTTCCACCAGCTCTCCTCAGCCATCAAGTACTGCCACGACCTGGACGTCGTCCACCGAGATCTCAAGTGTGAGAACCTTCTCCTCGACAAGGACTTCAACATCAAGCTGTCTGACTTCGGCTTCTCCAAGCGCTGCCTGCGGGACGACAGCGGCCGCATCATCCTCAGCAAGACCTTCTGTGGGTCGGCAGCGTATGCGGCCCCCGAGGTGCTGCAGGGCATCCCCTACCAGCCCAAGGTGTATGACATCTGGAGCCTGGGCGTGATCCTCTACATCATGGTCTGTGGCTCCATGCCCTATGACGACTCCAACATCAAGAAGATGCTGCGCATCCAGAAGGAGCACCGTGTCAACTTCCCTCGCTCCAAGCACCTGACTGGTGAGTGCAAGGACCTCATCTACCGCATGCTACAGCCAGACGTCAACCGGCGCCTGCACATCGACGAGATCCTCAGCCACTGTTGGGTGCAGCCCAAGGTGCGGGGCCTGTCCTCTGCAGCCATCCACAAGGAAGGGGAGAGCTCCCGGGGCGCTGAGCCCTCACGGACCCCTGAGACCCCTGACAAAAAGTCTGCCACCAAGCTGGAGCCCCGGGAGGAGGCAGGGCCCGAGACACAGTCCGAGCCAAAACCCAATGAGGAGGAGACTTTGCAAGTGCCAGTGTCAAGGCAATCAGACAACATGGACCTTAACGGAGAGCTGCCCGGCAGAGTGATAGAGGAAGAGGCCCTCCCACAACCCTGA
- the ESS2 gene encoding splicing factor ESS-2 homolog isoform X2 — translation METPGASTRALLLPAASGPGRKRAAGEVRAATSKQRVLDEEEYIEGLQTVIQRDFFPDVEKLQAQKEYLEAEENGDLERMRQIAIKFGSALGKMSREPPPPYVTPATFETPDVHTGTGVVGNKARGRGRGLEEGDGEAGEEEEKEPLPSLDVFLSRYTSEDNASFQEIMEVAKEKSRARHTWLYQAEEEFEKRQKDNLALPSAEHQAIENSQAGVETWKYKAKNSLMYYPEGVPDEEQLFKKPRQVVHKNTRFLRDPFSQALSRSQLQQAAALNAQHKQGKVGPDGKELIPQDSPRVGGFGFVATPSPAPGVNESPLMTWGEVENTPLRVEGSETPYVDRTPGPAFKILEPGRRERLGLKMANEAAAKNRAKKQEALRRVTENLASLTPKGLSPAMSPALQRLVSRTASKYTDRALRASYTPSPARSSHLKTPAGGPQTPTSTPAPGSAARTPLSQDPASITDNLLQLPARRKASDFF, via the exons ATGGAGACGCCCGGCGCATCAACCCGGGCTCTCTTGCTCCCTGCCGCGTCTGGGCCCGGTAGGAAGCGCGCGGCAGGAGAGGTACGGGCTGCGACAAGCAAGCAGCGGGTCCTGGACGAAGAAGAGTACATCGAG GGGCTCCAGACAGTCATCCAGAGGGACTTCTTTCCTGATGTGGAGAAGCTGCAGGCTCAGAAGGAGTACCTGGAGGCTGAGGAGAATGGAGACCTGGAACGGATGCGTCAGATCGCCATCAAGTTTGGCTCTGCCCTGGGCAAGATGTCCCGAGAGCCCCCACCGCCCT ATGTGACTCCAGCCACATTTGAAACCCCTGATGTGCACACAGGTACTGGAGTGGTGGGCAACAAGGCCCGGGGCCGGGGCCGAGGCCTGGAAGAGGGTGAtg GAGAGGccggagaggaggaggagaaggagcctCTGCCCAGCCTGGATGTCTTCCTGAGCCGGTACACAAGTGAGGACAATGCCTCCTTCCAGGAGATCATGGAGGTGGCCAAGGAGAAGAGCCGGGCACGGCACACATGGCTCTACCAGGCCGAGGAGGAGTTTGAGAAG AGGCAGAAAGATAACCTTGCACTTCCGTCGGCAGAGCACCAAGCCATCGAGAACAGCCAGGCCGGCGTGGAGACCTGGAAGTACAAGGCGAAAAACTCCCTCATGTACTACCCTGAGG GTGTGCCTGATGAAGAACAGTTGTTTAAGAAGCCGAGGCAGGTGGTGCATAAGAACACTCGCTTCCTCAGGGATCCCTTTAGCCAGGCCCTGAGCAGGTCCCAGCTGCAGCAGGCTGCCGCCCTCAATGCCCAG CACAAACAGGGCAAGGTAGGCCCTGATGGCAAGGAGCTGATCCCTCAGGATTCCCCACGAGTGGGCGGATTCGGATTTGTTGCaaccccctctcctgcccctg GTGTGAACGAGTCACCGCTGATGACCTGGGGGGAGGTTGAAAATACTCCCTTGAGAGTTGAGGGATCTGAAACCCCCTATGTGGACAGGACACCAGGGCCAGCCTTCAAG ATCCTGGAGCCCGGTCGCAGGGAACGGCTGGGGCTGAAGATGGCCAACGAGGCCGCTGCCAAGAACCGGGCCAAGAAGCAGGAGGCCTTGAGGAGAGTGACGGAGAACTTGGCCAG CCTCACCCCCAAAGGCCTGAGCCCAGCCATGTCCCCAGCCCTGCAGCGCCTTGTAAGCAGGACAGCCAGCAAGTACACAGACCGGGCCCTGCGGGCCAGCTATACCCCGTCTCCAGCACGCTCGAGCCACCTCAAGACCCCAGCTGGTGGGCCTCAGACCCCCACGAGCACACCGGCTCCTGGCTCTGCGGCACGCACCCCCCTCAGTCAGGACCCAGCCTCCATCACGGACAACCTGCTGCAGCTCCCTGCCCGGCGCAAGGCCTCAGACTTCTTCTAG
- the GSC2 gene encoding homeobox protein goosecoid-2 produces MAAAGGAASRRGPGRPCPFSIEHILSSLPERSPPARAARAPPPGGRQSPAEPGEPGAPEAAPCACCCCCGPRAAPRGPPEPAAGLGARLPWPLRLGPAAPLPLSAPTGGSGALPGAGGPGPQRRTRRHRTIFSEEQLQALEALFVQNQYPDVGTRERLAGRIRLREERVEVWFKNRRAKWRHQKRTSATSRLLPGAKKAPKDSS; encoded by the exons AtggcggcggcggggggcgcAGCGAGCCGCAGGGGCCCCGGGCGGCCCTGCCCCTTCTCCATTGAGCACATCCTCTCCAGCCTGCCCGAGCGGAGCCCACCGGCACGGGCCGCCCGCGCGCCGCCGCCCGGCGGCCGCCAGAGCCCCGCGGAGCCCGGGGAGCCCGGGGCGCCCGAGGCCGCTCCCTGCGCCTGTTGCTGCTGCTGCGGTCCCCGCGCGGCGCCCCGAGGGCCCCCGGAGCCGGCCGCCGGACTGG GCGCGCGGCTGCCGTGGCCGCTGAGGCTGGGCCCCGCCGCGCCCTTGCCCTTGTCCGCGCCCACTGGAGGTTCGGGGGCGCTGCCGGGCGCGGGCGGCCCCGGGCCGCAGCGGCGCACGCGGCGCCACCGCACCATCTTCAGCGAGGAGCAGCTGCAGGCGCTGGAGGCGCTCTTCGTGCAGAACCAGTACCCCGACGTGGGCACGCGCGAGCGCCTGGCCGGACGCATCCGCCTGCGCGAGGAGCGCGTGGAG GTCTGGTTCAAGAACCGCCGGGCCAAGTGGCGACACCAGAAACGCACGTCAGCGACCTCGAGGCTCCTCCCCGGAGCCAAGAAGGCCCCAAAGGACAGCTCCTGA
- the ESS2 gene encoding splicing factor ESS-2 homolog isoform X1 — METPGASTRALLLPAASGPGRKRAAGEVRAATSKQRVLDEEEYIEGLQTVIQRDFFPDVEKLQAQKEYLEAEENGDLERMRQIAIKFGSALGKMSREPPPPYVTPATFETPDVHTGTGVVGNKARGRGRGLEEGDGEAGEEEEKEPLPSLDVFLSRYTSEDNASFQEIMEVAKEKSRARHTWLYQAEEEFEKRQKDNLALPSAEHQAIENSQAGVETWKYKAKNSLMYYPEGVPDEEQLFKKPRQVVHKNTRFLRDPFSQALSRSQLQQAAALNAQHKQGKVGPDGKELIPQDSPRVGGFGFVATPSPAPDPGARSQGTAGAEDGQRGRCQEPGQEAGGLEESDGELGQPHPQRPEPSHVPSPAAPCKQDSQQVHRPGPAGQLYPVSSTLEPPQDPSWWASDPHEHTGSWLCGTHPPQSGPSLHHGQPAAAPCPAQGLRLLLEPGPGRACGRFVEPAGQLPAQQRTPAFWGPGPGPEMVTDCPRSH; from the exons ATGGAGACGCCCGGCGCATCAACCCGGGCTCTCTTGCTCCCTGCCGCGTCTGGGCCCGGTAGGAAGCGCGCGGCAGGAGAGGTACGGGCTGCGACAAGCAAGCAGCGGGTCCTGGACGAAGAAGAGTACATCGAG GGGCTCCAGACAGTCATCCAGAGGGACTTCTTTCCTGATGTGGAGAAGCTGCAGGCTCAGAAGGAGTACCTGGAGGCTGAGGAGAATGGAGACCTGGAACGGATGCGTCAGATCGCCATCAAGTTTGGCTCTGCCCTGGGCAAGATGTCCCGAGAGCCCCCACCGCCCT ATGTGACTCCAGCCACATTTGAAACCCCTGATGTGCACACAGGTACTGGAGTGGTGGGCAACAAGGCCCGGGGCCGGGGCCGAGGCCTGGAAGAGGGTGAtg GAGAGGccggagaggaggaggagaaggagcctCTGCCCAGCCTGGATGTCTTCCTGAGCCGGTACACAAGTGAGGACAATGCCTCCTTCCAGGAGATCATGGAGGTGGCCAAGGAGAAGAGCCGGGCACGGCACACATGGCTCTACCAGGCCGAGGAGGAGTTTGAGAAG AGGCAGAAAGATAACCTTGCACTTCCGTCGGCAGAGCACCAAGCCATCGAGAACAGCCAGGCCGGCGTGGAGACCTGGAAGTACAAGGCGAAAAACTCCCTCATGTACTACCCTGAGG GTGTGCCTGATGAAGAACAGTTGTTTAAGAAGCCGAGGCAGGTGGTGCATAAGAACACTCGCTTCCTCAGGGATCCCTTTAGCCAGGCCCTGAGCAGGTCCCAGCTGCAGCAGGCTGCCGCCCTCAATGCCCAG CACAAACAGGGCAAGGTAGGCCCTGATGGCAAGGAGCTGATCCCTCAGGATTCCCCACGAGTGGGCGGATTCGGATTTGTTGCaaccccctctcctgcccctg ATCCTGGAGCCCGGTCGCAGGGAACGGCTGGGGCTGAAGATGGCCAACGAGGCCGCTGCCAAGAACCGGGCCAAGAAGCAGGAGGCCTTGAGGAGAGTGACGGAGAACTTGGCCAG CCTCACCCCCAAAGGCCTGAGCCCAGCCATGTCCCCAGCCCTGCAGCGCCTTGTAAGCAGGACAGCCAGCAAGTACACAGACCGGGCCCTGCGGGCCAGCTATACCCCGTCTCCAGCACGCTCGAGCCACCTCAAGACCCCAGCTGGTGGGCCTCAGACCCCCACGAGCACACCGGCTCCTGGCTCTGCGGCACGCACCCCCCTCAGTCAGGACCCAGCCTCCATCACGGACAACCTGCTGCAGCTCCCTGCCCGGCGCAAGGCCTCAGACTTCTTCTAGAGCCAGGCCCGGGTCGGGCCTGTGGGAGATTCGTGGAGCCTGCGGGGCAGCTGCCCGCTCAGCAGAGGACTCCAGCCTTCTGGGGACCCGGGCCCGGGCCAGAAATGGTGACTGACTGTCCCAGGAGCCACTGA